The DNA segment ttAGGATTGGCCACTCCAACAGTTTTCGTTTACAGGACACCAACAGCAACTTGATCGTGTCCTCCATCCAAAACCAGAGTACAAACAGACACATTCTGGATTTAACCCCAGATGGAACGGATTCTGTGTTTGACTTTGAGAGCCCACTGTTAAACAGCAGCACACCTTACACCAAGAAGAATCCCTTTCTGCATGAGGATTTTTCAAACATCCCACCCTCTCCTATTAACCCTTTCAGTGCCTATTTTAATAAGACATCATCTAACAGCCATGAAACCCAGGAGACTCCACCGGTGTCCTTGTTCAATTCCCCTGCGCCTCATATTGCCACCCAAAAAGactccttccttttcttttccaccTCAAGGAGTTTAGATAATGAGAGTGAGACTAGAACTTATTCCTCAGGTATCCTTCAAGATGACCTAGATCAgtacaaaaacatgcaaaactctaATTCTGACCAGGAACCTTCTGTACCAGATGAATCTGAGAATGCAGGGGACGACGAGAGGATTCCATACGAGCCTGCTCACATGGCTCCTCGAGATGGTTGGCCAATGCTCCTGCGCATCCCAGAGAAGAAGAACATCATGTCCTCTCGACACTGGGGGCCAATCTTTGTTAAACTTAGCGATGCTGGTAAGCTGAGGTTATACTACGAGAAAGGCCTGGAAAAACACTTTAAGGAGTTCCAGCTCAACACACAACTTGAGATCTCCGAACACAAAATGCAGCACTATGAAGACAGCAGCCGTGTCCATACTCTCATTTTAGACCAGGTGGTATACAAGGAGAAGCGGAAGATCCAGCCAAAAGTCTGTGTGGTTCACATCCCTGTGAAGGAGCAAGTGGTAAAGCTGGGGACAACGGACTACCAGGATTTTCTAAGCTTCAGGAATGCTTTGCAGGAAAAACTGGCGGTGATGTCGGCCGATGCGGACGCCATCACCTCACCTGTGCCTTACGCCGAAGAGGAGATTCAGGTCGAAGTTGTCGATAGCTTTTACGGGGTTCTGTCTAAAGGAGACAACCGTATTTTACAGCAGCTGATAAAGACGCGAGTTTCCGTGCTCGCCTTTTTAACAGGCTCACCCCGTTGCCAGTTAGGCCTCAACGATCTCCAGGTGAAAGGGAAAGAGGTGGTTTCCCGTCATGACATCATCCCCAACACTACCACGCGCTGGATCCGTCTGCGCGATTGCCGACTGCACGAATGCGCAGACGAATCCGAGTTTACGGAATCCAGGACCATCTCCTTTGAGCCCCCATCCGGACGAAGATTTGAGCTTCTGCGTTTCCAGACAGCGTACGCAGAGAAGACTCTGCCGTTTACCTTGAAAACAGTGGTCAGCGTTCGGGGTGCTGAGGTGGAGCTACAGTCCTGGCTTGTTATGTCGACAGGGTTTTCATCCAATAGAGACCCTTTAATGTTAATTCCATGTGAAAACGTGGCTGTCCGTTACCCCATTCCTGATATATGGGCAAAGAACTTCCGCAGGGAGAGTGTGACAGGGGAAAAGTCCTTAAAGGCATGCTTTAATAAAGGAGCTAGTTTTGGTTCCACCAGCACTTCAGGGTCAGAACCAGCTATGCGGATTACTCTGGGCACTGCCAAGTACGAACAAGCTTTCAGAGCTGTGGTGTGGAGAATCGGACGACTGCCAGACAAAAACTCAGGTAAGATTTCGTCCACCACTGCCTTTTACACTTCTACATCACCAAACTAGATTGTGAATGATTTGAAGTGGAACCCATTTAAAGGTGTTTTGCCTTCCAAAGAATTCTTGAGGACTTGTAGAGGCTGTTTTTAGAAATCATTCAGATCTGTTATGTCTACTCTTAGAAGAAAATGCCATTTGTATCATTCCAATCAGGACCTGATTAGACAGCTAGCTTTCTGAATAGGTTTATGGAACCCACTGTAAGGTAAATCCTCTAGATAAAACTTTTGTCATTCTTGATTCAGTCTAGATTATAGCTAGAAATGATCTGACTGCTATCTGCTACACTTCTACAAGGCTTCTGTGGTCAAGGGGTTTTGACATTATTTAAGTCCATGGTCCTTTCATTGAAAAATTCATTGGTACATTTCTGTCCTTTCCATTTTTTCCCTCTCTGAAGTTAATAGTACCAGTTTAAAATGctaaggacatttttttttttttgtccaaagaaCTTTCTAGGAACCATTTTTTTAATAGCCTCATTAATTTCTCTCACAAGCTTTCTTCTgccttttttcacttttataacCTCGTCCATAAATTACTAGTGTTAGAATTCTTAATATCTCTAAACGCCAATGAGAAGTAAATGTCCTCACATAAAACAGAGAGCAGAACTGTCATTTTAAAGTGATTTGCCGTCAAGAATTTAGAAGATATTAAAGAATTTCCATATTGCACCTTTCTTTTTCCACACAAAAAATCAGTTCTCCCCAACCCAAAAAACATTGCGCCCAAAAGAAATGGCACCCATGCATTGTCCATGGTTTGTATTTAATTAGTTCAATATGCTATATCCAATAAAATAGAATTCTAaagatatttttaatttattgaataaaaatttaataattttgaCTTTTCGTTAAAAAATTATGCCATTTCCGGTTGTCTATTTGTGGAATTATGAATTCTGTGGTTTTACAGAGAAAGTCAGTAACATTGCAGACAAATTAGCACAATCCTAAGATTATTTCTAAAATGGAAGCTgacaattattttttgtatcaatagacatttttggaaatataaatgcaatttaaaaaataataataatctagaTAAATTCTCGACTTATAAAGTCATCAGAATAAAACCTCCAAAAAGTGTGAACGTGAAATTTTGcaaatttttatatacaataaaagaaTCAACTCACAACAAATCCCCCAGATTTACTTTTACCCACAGTCTCCTTTACACACAATATTTATATCAAATTCACTGTCctccttttttaaaagcaaaatcTACTGTTGTAACACCGCGAACATCACAACTTCTTCCTAAAATACACTGTGCCTGGACAAAAACAACTGACCACCtagatttaattaaacaaacaggTAAGAGCTCCATTGGATAATTACTGATGAATAGGTTTTACCTGTTAAACCAAACCGATGCAGTGAGAAGCTTCTCATTTCCTTAACAATCACATATCATATAGTCATGGAAAAGATGCTACTCTGATTTAGAGTCAAAACAACCAAGGATTTTGCTGAAATGACTCAAATCGGGTAAAGAACTGGGCAACACACCGTTAAAACCTTGAAGGATAGTGCTAAAATTTCTTGTGTTCTGCTGAGTCTGGTTTGCCCCGATCCAGGGTGATGCATCTATCATACAAGCCTGTAGGGGGCAGTGTTATGAGGGTTTTGTGGGGTATCTTTAGTTGCATTATTAAACCCGAAATGTAACATCAGTGCACAGTGACCTCATtatttctgtttcctgtatAGAGCCTGTGTGGCtgtcacatgacaaaagaatGAACGGTACAGAAAAGAGTCGAGGGGTGAATTAATTATTTGGAATGCGATCAAAATTTTGTCTAAGAATAATGTTGGAGGTGTTTGGCAAGTTAATGTGGTTCTGATCTGATGAAGGAACTGACTTGAGTAAAGATTTTTGAAAAATACACGTCAGTCGAATGATCCACTCTTCTTATCACAACTATCAGTGGCATGGTTtgctgtgtgggtgtgtgtgtgtgtgtgtgtgtgtgtgtcggattGGCTAGACAAAGCCCCAGCTGTCGTTATTCATtaggtctcacacacacccacagcctttcttttcattttgcgTCTCCCTCTGCGTTCTCACACACTGCGACAGTCTCATTTGTCATTTCTTTAATACTCCtgtgttcttttttcccctgttaTTTGATCTGTTCATGTTCCATCCACGATCACGCTATAATAACTATACTGAGATTGTTGTCTTGATGTAGACATATGCTTGTTTTCCCGAACAGCTTGCGTTTACTTTTCAGACTGTAAATACAAAGAGAATCCCTGATGAGCATGCCGTTTAGACCGTGCATAATTTGTGCCTGGGAAGTCGGCCCAGTATTGTAACGCCATGCTGCGGCCTGGAACTCACAGTCCTGTTTTACTTCTCAGTCACCACCTCAGTTTACGCTTCTCAGTCACCATCTCACTGGAACCCTACCAtgcacagttttcagtttgtcccgcactaaaggaaaaaaaaagcggCTCAATAATGATCTGATTAAGTAAATAAGAGAGTGTAGAGATCACATGACATACACAGGGTCATGGAAAAGTGCTTTGTGATTAAAGTTGgatttttaaatctaattattttattatttattattatttgtcacatacacattgatACAGAGTACGACTTGTAGCGAAATGCGCTTTTTTCACGattgtccaacatgtaaatgtgaaaaataggaaaactataaaaaaaataaactaatgtaaaaataataaaaataaaataaaagtataaaagtatattaagtctaactataaagtataaaaataaggttaagaatattatttatatatatatatatatatatatatatatatatatatgtgggtgtgtgtgtgtttgtgtgtttgtgtgtgtgggtgtatttacacatacatacacatacaatattgtgttctttgtctgttttaaaaatgtttttgttttatttaactataaATTAAGCATCATGGGTCCCAAGAAGTGTAGTGAAAGTGCTGGAAAGAAGGttgtaaaaagaataaagaaagaaagaaagaaagaaagaaattgtagaACAGCATGAACCTGGTGAACGCACACGAGATCTTTGTCTGCATTTGGCATgttatgtttataatttattacttttgttaCAAGTAAATTTGTGTGTTAAATTCGGCATCAAACATATTTTAATCGCTGAAATAATAAGCGCTCATCTGAGGTCTGGGAACGGATTATTGGGAATGAATTCTTTTGGGAAAATGAACATGCGAATATGAGCATTTGGGAACACGAGCGGTTTTCAGGAACGAATTAATCTCGTACaccggggttccactgtagttttGGTCaaatttgtttggtttgttcaCCAGGGTTGGGTCACCCTCACACCTTTTTCTGCCGTTTGGAGCTGGGCTCTGACTGGGAGGTGCCACACATGTTCCAGAGcatggtggaggtggagttCGACATGCCTGCTGCTTCAGCTTCCAAGACCACTGTCCGATCTCTGTCTGTCCAAGACCGGGCTGAGCTGAAGAAGTGGATCTCTTACAAAGCACATTACTCTTACCAGGTAAaccttttctgtgtgtgtgtgtgtgtgtgtgtgtgtgtgtgtgtgtgtgtggttaccaTGGTGTTTAAATCGTATCTTCATGTAGAGTACGGCTGACATGAGTGTGCAGGAATCAAAATGAAGATCTCTGTTTACAGAAGAAACTGGTTTTCCCCTCCGACAACGTCTAAAACATGAACTCAGAAGGGCGTGTCTCAGTGCTCACCAATATGAAGTACACTCGCTCAGGACAGTTTCTTCTCACCCTCGTGTGATACTTTGTGAGGGTATAATTCCCAGCACCTTGAGCTGATTTTTAATAACTATGCTCTCTGAAGCTGCTCTGCACGCTCAAGCTGGATCTGCCCACACGCTTGTTGTTTAAACACCAGAGGAAACACGATAAAATAAGTGCCCGTGTGTGGTTTGTGCAGCAGTCTGGGCATATTTGCGAATGCGTGAGTGATGCATGCGCCTTTTGGGAACGAATCAGTTCCTGCTAAAGTTCATCAACCATTTGACAGTCACTGAATGACGGGGAGTCGCCCTCCAGCAACCTGCTGTCTCAGCTGCCAGAGTTGTTTTCCCATGCTGCAATCCAAACATGTCATTAAGGTGGCTGGAGCCGTCATCCACAAACATGCGCTCCCATTACAGCTCATCAGACGTGTGGCGGGAACAGCTTGTCTTCACAGGAGGGCTCAGGAAACTGCGTCGTGGTTGATGGATGGCTCTCGCACTTACACTGCGTTCAGGATTATGGGCAAAAGGGTTTGGAGGGTCTCGGTTTCTGTGTCATTGCAGCAGGTTGTCCTCAGAAGAACAATGGATGCAGTAATGTCAAATCTGAACTTTGGGTTGCCATATCCTTGCCAGGTTTGCACATCAGCTACACAGGAAAGGCatggaacacaaacacacagagtcacAAAGTAAAGCAGGTTTGGAACAAACAGGAAGTTTTATCCTCTAGTATATTTGCATTTAACACTGTGATAAAAATTCCTGCTTTCATGTACCTGTGAGCACTTAAACAGTCCCCAGACTCACCTTGTATATGCCACGATCCTGAAAATGTCTGAACACCATAAGTTTTAACTCCATTAAAAAACTGTATGACACCAGAGACTCGTAGCACGACTGTTTAAAGATCATCACGTTTGAAGAAACAGTCACCATATTGGTCAGATGACATACGTGGAAATTACGTTTTAAAAGTGTCATTAAGAGAATAAAATGTATGAGCTCGTCCTCGATGTTGTTGATGTTCAGTTTCAGGCTCTGGTTTCGATTCTGGATTAAATATGTTTGGCTGGATCTGATTGTTAGCATTAGTTT comes from the Silurus meridionalis isolate SWU-2019-XX chromosome 8, ASM1480568v1, whole genome shotgun sequence genome and includes:
- the ston2 gene encoding stonin-2 isoform X1, whose translation is MAATGSSNVGASRSGWVAFSDESVHTGKHGGMQAPGVSQPIADSSFGENCVAGPVVQQRSSWVQFDEKPWTPSPPSSASHSPHPLHPPSQVKGLRHSVCSTASFWSSAPPSEGAPSEELSSASMDASSYDLPSPSTEEPPSHSTSPLHSPHSSVCLEDERINMDTLNWTSNIAHTNGQSNSSSSRFASWVTFDDDDDGVEEQDYQHTSKTSNIRIGHSNSFRLQDTNSNLIVSSIQNQSTNRHILDLTPDGTDSVFDFESPLLNSSTPYTKKNPFLHEDFSNIPPSPINPFSAYFNKTSSNSHETQETPPVSLFNSPAPHIATQKDSFLFFSTSRSLDNESETRTYSSGILQDDLDQYKNMQNSNSDQEPSVPDESENAGDDERIPYEPAHMAPRDGWPMLLRIPEKKNIMSSRHWGPIFVKLSDAGKLRLYYEKGLEKHFKEFQLNTQLEISEHKMQHYEDSSRVHTLILDQVVYKEKRKIQPKVCVVHIPVKEQVVKLGTTDYQDFLSFRNALQEKLAVMSADADAITSPVPYAEEEIQVEVVDSFYGVLSKGDNRILQQLIKTRVSVLAFLTGSPRCQLGLNDLQVKGKEVVSRHDIIPNTTTRWIRLRDCRLHECADESEFTESRTISFEPPSGRRFELLRFQTAYAEKTLPFTLKTVVSVRGAEVELQSWLVMSTGFSSNRDPLMLIPCENVAVRYPIPDIWAKNFRRESVTGEKSLKACFNKGASFGSTSTSGSEPAMRITLGTAKYEQAFRAVVWRIGRLPDKNSGLGHPHTFFCRLELGSDWEVPHMFQSMVEVEFDMPAASASKTTVRSLSVQDRAELKKWISYKAHYSYQVEIEQKNERLMENQEQAGRCAQQ
- the ston2 gene encoding stonin-2 isoform X5, producing MDTLNWTSNIAHTNGQSNSSSSRFASWVTFDDDDDGVEEQDYQHTSKTSNIRIGHSNSFRLQDTNSNLIVSSIQNQSTNRHILDLTPDGTDSVFDFESPLLNSSTPYTKKNPFLHEDFSNIPPSPINPFSAYFNKTSSNSHETQETPPVSLFNSPAPHIATQKDSFLFFSTSRSLDNESETRTYSSGILQDDLDQYKNMQNSNSDQEPSVPDESENAGDDERIPYEPAHMAPRDGWPMLLRIPEKKNIMSSRHWGPIFVKLSDAGKLRLYYEKGLEKHFKEFQLNTQLEISEHKMQHYEDSSRVHTLILDQVVYKEKRKIQPKVCVVHIPVKEQVVKLGTTDYQDFLSFRNALQEKLAVMSADADAITSPVPYAEEEIQVEVVDSFYGVLSKGDNRILQQLIKTRVSVLAFLTGSPRCQLGLNDLQVKGKEVVSRHDIIPNTTTRWIRLRDCRLHECADESEFTESRTISFEPPSGRRFELLRFQTAYAEKTLPFTLKTVVSVRGAEVELQSWLVMSTGFSSNRDPLMLIPCENVAVRYPIPDIWAKNFRRESVTGEKSLKACFNKGASFGSTSTSGSEPAMRITLGTAKYEQAFRAVVWRIGRLPDKNSGLGHPHTFFCRLELGSDWEVPHMFQSMVEVEFDMPAASASKTTVRSLSVQDRAELKKWISYKAHYSYQVEIEQKNERLMENQEQAGRCAQQ
- the ston2 gene encoding stonin-2 isoform X2 — encoded protein: MTKPLQTKHTYLKQYTPSQAMCCIYYVSVISNCNSPASASSKDSSVCLEDERINMDTLNWTSNIAHTNGQSNSSSSRFASWVTFDDDDDGVEEQDYQHTSKTSNIRIGHSNSFRLQDTNSNLIVSSIQNQSTNRHILDLTPDGTDSVFDFESPLLNSSTPYTKKNPFLHEDFSNIPPSPINPFSAYFNKTSSNSHETQETPPVSLFNSPAPHIATQKDSFLFFSTSRSLDNESETRTYSSGILQDDLDQYKNMQNSNSDQEPSVPDESENAGDDERIPYEPAHMAPRDGWPMLLRIPEKKNIMSSRHWGPIFVKLSDAGKLRLYYEKGLEKHFKEFQLNTQLEISEHKMQHYEDSSRVHTLILDQVVYKEKRKIQPKVCVVHIPVKEQVVKLGTTDYQDFLSFRNALQEKLAVMSADADAITSPVPYAEEEIQVEVVDSFYGVLSKGDNRILQQLIKTRVSVLAFLTGSPRCQLGLNDLQVKGKEVVSRHDIIPNTTTRWIRLRDCRLHECADESEFTESRTISFEPPSGRRFELLRFQTAYAEKTLPFTLKTVVSVRGAEVELQSWLVMSTGFSSNRDPLMLIPCENVAVRYPIPDIWAKNFRRESVTGEKSLKACFNKGASFGSTSTSGSEPAMRITLGTAKYEQAFRAVVWRIGRLPDKNSGLGHPHTFFCRLELGSDWEVPHMFQSMVEVEFDMPAASASKTTVRSLSVQDRAELKKWISYKAHYSYQVEIEQKNERLMENQEQAGRCAQQ
- the ston2 gene encoding stonin-2 isoform X3, encoding MDASSYDLPSPSTEEPPSHSTSPLHSPHSSVCLEDERINMDTLNWTSNIAHTNGQSNSSSSRFASWVTFDDDDDGVEEQDYQHTSKTSNIRIGHSNSFRLQDTNSNLIVSSIQNQSTNRHILDLTPDGTDSVFDFESPLLNSSTPYTKKNPFLHEDFSNIPPSPINPFSAYFNKTSSNSHETQETPPVSLFNSPAPHIATQKDSFLFFSTSRSLDNESETRTYSSGILQDDLDQYKNMQNSNSDQEPSVPDESENAGDDERIPYEPAHMAPRDGWPMLLRIPEKKNIMSSRHWGPIFVKLSDAGKLRLYYEKGLEKHFKEFQLNTQLEISEHKMQHYEDSSRVHTLILDQVVYKEKRKIQPKVCVVHIPVKEQVVKLGTTDYQDFLSFRNALQEKLAVMSADADAITSPVPYAEEEIQVEVVDSFYGVLSKGDNRILQQLIKTRVSVLAFLTGSPRCQLGLNDLQVKGKEVVSRHDIIPNTTTRWIRLRDCRLHECADESEFTESRTISFEPPSGRRFELLRFQTAYAEKTLPFTLKTVVSVRGAEVELQSWLVMSTGFSSNRDPLMLIPCENVAVRYPIPDIWAKNFRRESVTGEKSLKACFNKGASFGSTSTSGSEPAMRITLGTAKYEQAFRAVVWRIGRLPDKNSGLGHPHTFFCRLELGSDWEVPHMFQSMVEVEFDMPAASASKTTVRSLSVQDRAELKKWISYKAHYSYQVEIEQKNERLMENQEQAGRCAQQ
- the ston2 gene encoding stonin-2 isoform X4; translation: MMDDLGSTNSAGPLTGVPLTLPSDSSVCLEDERINMDTLNWTSNIAHTNGQSNSSSSRFASWVTFDDDDDGVEEQDYQHTSKTSNIRIGHSNSFRLQDTNSNLIVSSIQNQSTNRHILDLTPDGTDSVFDFESPLLNSSTPYTKKNPFLHEDFSNIPPSPINPFSAYFNKTSSNSHETQETPPVSLFNSPAPHIATQKDSFLFFSTSRSLDNESETRTYSSGILQDDLDQYKNMQNSNSDQEPSVPDESENAGDDERIPYEPAHMAPRDGWPMLLRIPEKKNIMSSRHWGPIFVKLSDAGKLRLYYEKGLEKHFKEFQLNTQLEISEHKMQHYEDSSRVHTLILDQVVYKEKRKIQPKVCVVHIPVKEQVVKLGTTDYQDFLSFRNALQEKLAVMSADADAITSPVPYAEEEIQVEVVDSFYGVLSKGDNRILQQLIKTRVSVLAFLTGSPRCQLGLNDLQVKGKEVVSRHDIIPNTTTRWIRLRDCRLHECADESEFTESRTISFEPPSGRRFELLRFQTAYAEKTLPFTLKTVVSVRGAEVELQSWLVMSTGFSSNRDPLMLIPCENVAVRYPIPDIWAKNFRRESVTGEKSLKACFNKGASFGSTSTSGSEPAMRITLGTAKYEQAFRAVVWRIGRLPDKNSGLGHPHTFFCRLELGSDWEVPHMFQSMVEVEFDMPAASASKTTVRSLSVQDRAELKKWISYKAHYSYQVEIEQKNERLMENQEQAGRCAQQ